cactttgggaggctgaggcagaagaatcacttgagctcaggagttcaagaccggcctgggcaacatagtgagatcccatctctattttaaaaaaaagctggTGGCCAGATCTAGCCCTTGGGCCAATCACTGCTGCAAGACCTTCTGTCACTCTCTGGTACTTTATGTCCCCACCAGGCAGTCCCTTCACCTTCTCCCATAGCTATCCCAAGGACTTCCAGATGGCCCTCCTCATTCCCACCACCATTCTCCATTCAAAACACACATGGCCAGCACTCACCTGCCTTCCTTCTTGATGTGGCAGACGTAGTGACCACACATGGTCGAGGTGCCCATGTGACTAATGAAGGCAAAGAGCTGATACTCTAGAGGAGAGAGGGGgtcagagaaggaaacagaagagGAATGCTTGAGTGATAGTCCAAAGATACAGACAATAGCTCAGACTTAGGACAAAAGTTTCAGGGAATGTGAGGCAGGTACTGGGCCAGAGCCTGTCTCCATGTCAGAGAACCCCACCCTCAGATGCCACGTTGAGGTGGAGAGAAGCCCCTGACCCCTGAGAAGGGCAGAGCTGCCTGAATGAGGGATCTGGTGTAGCAGACTGACCAGATTCCACCAGGCCTGTCCTGCTTCCCGGGGACACTCACTTCCAGGACCATCCCGGACTTTAGGTCCCACTGGCACAGACTCGGAGATGGAGTCGGCAGCTGAGCGGCCCTCTGAGATGTCCATGGCAGCTTCAGCATCCAGGTCATCAATATGACTGAAGATCCAGTCCACAGCCCGTTCTAAACTATTGTTCTTGGAGAGGAAGgaagcattacttttttttttttttttttttttgagacagtctcgctctgttgcccagactggaatgcagtggggcaatctcagctcctctcactgcaagctctgcctcccaggttcacgccattctcctgccttagcctcccaattagctgggactacaggtgctcgccaccacgcctggctaattttttgtttttttttgagatggagttttgctcttgttgcccaggctggagtacagtagcacgatcttggctcaccacaacctccacttcccaggttcaagtgatttgcctgcctcagccttctcaagtagctgggattacaggtatgcgccaccatgcccagctaattttgtgtttttagtagagatggagtttctccatgttggtcaggctggtcccgaactcctgacctcaggtgatccacccgcctcggcctcccaaagtgctgggattacaggcataagccatcatgtccggccaattttctgtattttttagtagagatggggtttcaccgtgttagccaggatggtctcgatctcctgacctcgtgatccgcctgcctcggcctcccaaagtgctgggattacaggcgtgagccaccgtgcctggccacagagAAGCATTACTTTTTCTAACAAGTTCTGGGGCAAAAAAGCCAGCAGTAAATGCAGGCCTCAGCTCCTTCATCACAGTCACAAAAGAGTGGTGCCCAGCCTTGGCCAGACCACACCTGTTGTCTTTGGTCTTGCTCAAGAAGAATGGCCCCTCACTGCCCCCCACTTCTTCCCCACTGGCCCCATGTCCTTAGCTGGGGCAGCCCATACCGTGGCCCGCAGCGCTTTCAGGGCCTGGTCCCGGGAGAAGCCCATGGAGACAATGGTGGTCACACAGTCCTCGGGAGGGGGGTCGGCTGCTGCACTTGTGGAGCCCGGCCCGCTAGACCCAGGCAGGATGAGGGGGTTCGCAAAATCTGTGGATGTGAAGGGGTTGATTTGTTTGGGGGAGGATGGaggccctgccccaccctgctccccaccccaggCTACCTGGATCATCCATGTGTGACATGACCCAGTTCATGGCGGCCTCGGCCCCGCTGTTGCCCGTGTAGTAGACAGCTTTGCGGCAGGCATCCATAGGGAAGCCCATCTCCACCAACTGGATGATGACTGATTCATCCAGCATGGGTGCTGCAATGGGAATTGTGGGTATAGGGACCGACTGACGGGGCCACTGTttgctcctcctccctcccacaggCCAGGACCCAGCCCTCTTCCAATCACCCATTCCATGCATTTTTCTCCCATGGATTGGCACCTTTATCCCAAAACTAAAATGACCACACAATTGTAATGTGGGTCCCTGCCCACTCTCACAGAATGGGCTCTGTTTCTGGAGCATGATACCCCCACCCTACCCAAACCAGGGAGGTAACAAGGGCAGAGAGGTCATTAGCTGGTACTGTTGCCATCCACACCCAGAAGGTGGCTGGGAGTGCTCTGGTGAGGCCCCATGTCAAATCAAAGAGGGCAGAGGAAATTTGAAAGGGAGGACAGGAGAAACACAAAGGACAGGGGCAGGGGATACAAGGCAGAGAGGCCCCCATCAGCACGGGAGAGAGACAGGCAGGAAGAAGAGTCACTAACATGTCGGAGAGGAGAAGTGAGGGGAGCAGAAGGAGTCTTCGTCTTCGTTGCCATAGAAACCAAGGCTACCTTTGGGCTCATCCGGAGTGACCAGGGGTGGGGCAATGTCTGGCAGCTCCTCCTCTCCAGGCTGCAGCCCTGTGCCCCTCAACTGGGAGATGTCGAGCTCCTCTGGCATCTCGATGGACACATCTGTGGGAAAAGGGTCACCTCAGCAGCTCCCGGAGGCCTACCTGGAAAGTGATTCGGGAACCTCAATCCCCTGCCCCCTGTGTCAGAACTGCTCTGTAAAGAGGAGCTGCTAAAAGCACGGCACCCATCTTAGGGGTCCCAGTATAAGACAAATAATACTAAGCCTGGGAGTCAGGAGGCCAGGATGCTGGTCCTAGATCTACCACAAATAAGCTATGAATAGGGCAGGGGGCCTAGAACTTGTGAGACAGAATGATTTTATACTCCTGTGAGTCTCAACTTCCTTATCTAGAAAATGAAGGTACATCATGAGTTTTCAAATGACAGTCAGGGACCTGTAAGACTCACGAGAATTAATTGTTTCAAGATTAGCAAAATGAAAACATCTTAccaattattaaaaaaaactacaaaaatcactTTTGGTTGTAAATCATGCCTATAATAATCAAAgaagtcttttaatatttttagttagTGCTTTCAAACTAGATACATTTTGAAACATTGGAggtgactttttttcccctttgagagGAAACAGAAACACTAGTTTATATGTGTTAAAGCCCCTTCTTTTTCTAGCATTTTCTGCGTAACCTCCCTCATTCCAGCAGCCATACCCAGTTTCTTGGGCACCCAGTCTAAGCCGAAGGTGAACTTCTTGATCTGGATGACCAGGTAGTCAGGGAATGAGGCAAATCGCGTGGTCCTAGGGAAGAGAGAATGTGCTGGTACCCAGAGAATGCCCAGGGTTTTCCTCTCCTGAAACTCCCACCTGGGGTTCAGCCTCTCATGGATAGAAGTCCCAATAACCCAGAAGATGCTCCATATTCTTCTCTTCCCCTGGGCAGGTGTCTAATGCCTGTCCTCAGCCAACAAGGAGCAGTAGAGGCCAGAAGGAAGGCTgtgagcaaaaacaaaacaaaacaaaacaaaacaaaacaaaacaagaaaaacgcccaggtgtggtggctcatgcctgcaattccagcactttgggaggccagggcaggatgactgcttgagcccaggagttagagaccaacctgggcaacacagtgagaccctgtctctatttaaagaaaaaaaagaaaaagccacacaCAGAGGAAGAGCTGTTTCACTGGCAGGAGCAGCAAAAGGCTGAGTAGCTGACTCCCCAAGACCAAAGCCCTTTCTCAGGTCTCACGCCCGTACCAGGTGCCAATAGGTAGGCACAAAGTGGGGCTATTTGCTGGAAATCCAAATTCTGCCCACAGCTGATCCTAAGTGCCCGTGCTCCGCCATGACTGAGGGGGAGTGAAGAGAGGCTACGCTACAAAGAGACCCTGTGTCGCAGGAGAAGAGGGAGTGGTTAGGGCAGGACAAGGTGACAGATGCAGTCAGCACCTGTGTCTCCCCCTACCAGGGCCCCTTGGTTCCATGAGGGCCAGATTACCAGCCCAACTGATTCAGCCCTGAGATTCCAACCACAAAGGGATGAAAGAACAGGGAAGAGGCAGAAATATCCTCTGGGATGGCTCTGCCATAGACCCACAGCCTCAGGCCCCAACCAGAGGACTTACTTGACCGCTACTGACTTGGCCTGCAGGGCCGTGCTCCAGAAGTCATCCACCTGCTCAGGGGCCCCGTAGGCCTCCAGGCAAGAGCTGAAGGGCACCTGGGCCCGAACCAGTTCTGGCAGTGGCATCTTCTCCTCTTCGGCTTGCCGCTTCTTCTCCTCGTACTCCAGAAGCTCCTCTGGTGACAGAATGGGTTGGTGGATCCTTCAGAGTATGCTGCTTCTTTCCCTTCTTAGCCTCTCCCTACTGGCTCTGTGTCCGTATTTCAGTTCCTCTACCCTTCCAAGGCACCCCTGACACATGTCCAGTATGTCTCGCCTCTGTTTCCACACAGCTCTGCTAACAAGCTGAGAGTCCACTGGGCGAGGTTAACCCTACCTACTCCTGGTGGCCCAGACTGGAACCTTGGTGGTGGAGCAGGGCATTCCATGGACCCTGCTCCCATCAGGTGCCCAAGCATTCCTCCTGGACCTTAGCCTCCCACTGTGCCAAGGCCTTGCTGACGGAGCAGCCTACCTTTGTTAAGGGCTGCATCCATGGGCACAGGCAGCTGCATGATGTAGTCAACTCGCTGGGTGTACTTCACCTTCTCTGTGGCCAGGCACTTAATCTTTTCCTCCACCAAGAAGCGGAACACTTCATTCGGGTTTTCAGAGCTCCGGCAATTCCTCTATGGGAAAGAGGCAGGGTAGGGAGGTCTGGGCAGCCAGGGAACAGAATGGGGCCTGAAAGGTTCATGGGAGAGTCAGGGAGAGAAGGCAGACTACCACTCAGAACTCAGGGACACAAGAGCAGAGCAGAAACCTTCCCTAATTCACCAACCCCTCCCCATTTCTGGCCCCATCCCTGCACTGAGGTACTGTGCTGgaatgtctgtatttttctttatgagCAGTAAGTATTCTCACGTCATTGTCTTTGAGCGCAATCTGAATTGAGCTTTGAGCCCATCAAGGGTAAGGATCATCACCTTCACTCTCCTCCTTAGGTGCAAATACTGCTCACAGGGACATAGACCGTAGGGATTCAGGGATGGGACTGGGTTGGGGCTGACAGAGGGAGAAATGGGCAGGAAGGAGAGCGAGTAAACTGCAGGAAAATGAGGGTGTGCCATCTTCCCAGCCCTTACCTCCACCATGTTGATAAGGTGAAGGAAGAACTCCTGGGCATCCTGCTGCCGGTTGGTGGAGAATTCAGGGTGGCCCTTGCCGATGAGGGCCTTGAACATCCGAGGGGCAATGCCGTCTTGAACTTCCTGGCAAGAGTCAGGGCAGGGACTCAGCTGGGGCTCAGTGGTCATCCAGGGGCCTTCTTTAGACATCTCCCAGACCTCAGCTTCCCCACAATCCCAGGGCCTGAAAGGGACAGAGTCCTAGACGCACCTTCTGTTCTGGCACCCGCTCCCCATCGCCCGACTCTGGTACTGGCTTGGAATACTCCCCGGAGAGAAGGCCATGGCCCAGCTTGGCCCTGCGTTAATATCCAAGAAAACATTTCACTTCAGTCAACTAACGACCCTGTATGTCCCCAACTCAACCCCCTGCTCGTGGCTCTCCCTAGCTAACTCTTGACAATGTGAAAAACCTTAGATTCCATAGGAACCCAGCTCAAGACAGACAACACGCCCAGAGGACAGTCACCCGAATACTCCTAATAGGCCAGGGgtggccatgcatggtggctcacgcctgtaatcccagcaatttgggaggccgaggtgggcagaccacgaggtcaggagatcgagaccatcctggccaacatgatgaaaccccatctctattaaaaatatttaaaaaattagctgggtgtggtggcgggcacctgtagtcccagctacttgggaggctgaggcaggagaatcacttgaacccaggaggccgaggttgtagtgagctgagatcgagccactgcactccagactggcaacaaagcaagactccgtctcaaaaaaaaaaaaaacaaacaaacaaaggccaGGGGTTAAAGTGCTGTGCCCCCCAGGCGGTCATGGAGGAGGAAGGTATACGGCCATGACTCTCGACAGCTTTCCTATATAGGACCTGGTTACATACACCTGGGTGCTGAAGTCCTGGGTAGGGTCCGTCGGGGCATTCTGGAAGATCTTCTCCAGCTTATCCACATACCTAAAAGTCAAGGAAAGGACGGTTGGAGGGGCTCTGGCCTGAGCtctgaggaaagggaagggaacaaACATTTACTAATTCTGTGAATGGGCTCCCCTCAAGAGTGGGGAGTTGCTGTGGGTGAACCTTGGAGTCGCTTCTCTCCAGCAACCTGCCTGTTCTCCCCTTCTCAACTATGTCCAATGTGCAAGCACGCTGGGCGGCATAGGAGCCAGGGAGGGGGAAGGCAGCCTTGGATTAGGACAAGTGCAGTTCACGTTCTATTAGACAGAACTTGTTGACGTTCTGAGCATTCACATTCTAATTGTTCCCCAAATTCAAAAGTAAACTCATTTCTGCTGAGAACCTGCCTTTCTTCTTAGTGTACCAAGCCCCCTTCCTCCCCAAGTGATACATGTCCATGTTAGGTGTTCACCTGAGGTCACCGGCCTAAAATAAAGACCATCTGCTAACCCTTGAGTCTGTCAGAAGGCCACAGAGCCCTGGGACCTGGCACTCTGCACTATCAGTGGGGTTTGTGTGTTGGGGTGCTGGTGGTGCAGCTCCCTAACTACTTGCTCCCCTTACAGCATGTCAGCCAGAGTGTGACaggaattattcttttttttttttttttttttaaagagaagacagggtctcactatgttgcccaggctggtctcaacctcctgggttcaagcaattgtcccatcttggcctcccaaagtcctgggattacaggtatgggccaacACACCTAGGCGATAGGAACTACTCTAAGATGAGAATCAAACACAGAGGTGCCGAGGGCAGCTGAAGGAGGAGTATGCCCAGAGGGTGCTGACCAGGAGGGGCCTGGGGAAGGAGAGGGCACTACTCACTTCCTCTGGAAGTCAGGGATGCTGAAGAGCACCTGGACCACGGAGTTGAGGTAGCAGCTGTTACCCAGGTTCTGGATGCCTGTGTAGCCAGGCCCAAATAGGGGCTTGAGTGGCACACCCGACTCCTGGATCAGCTCCCATTCACCAATCCGCTGGTTCATGTCTATCTCCAACTCAGTCATCGTCTTGTCTGTCTGTGTGAGAAGGGGCACTTCAGACTGAGTGAGAAACTCAACCCTGTAGTTTTTACCTTGATCTCTCACTGAATCTAGGATGACACCCGACTGTGGCCTAGAatttgtgggattacaggctcaaacATGGGAGGCATGTTGAGTATCATCCGGTTCAAGTTCTGGAAGGTCATACATAATTGTCCCAGAGGCTCTTTAGTCATCAGGGCCTCTGCTTGAATGAGGAATAAAAATTCCTTTTACCTGAAATGTTTTTCCCATCCTTAAGTTACCCCTAACCTCCTTCGCATTGTCACTTAAGCATCGTTTCCTCAGGGAAATGTCCCTGATCCCTAAACTAGGCCAGGTCACCCTGCTGTTAATTACTGTAGTACCCTCCGTCTCTCTTTCATAGTACCCACCACAGTTTGCAACTGTTCACTTATTTATCTGGGAATGTGACTAATGTCTGCCTTTTCTTCTAGAGTAGAATGCTTGTAAGCAAAAACCACATACGTCTTATTCACACAGcatccagcacatagtaggtactcagtactATTCACTGAATACATGAGTTTAGATATTTAAAAGAAGCCCGTGTATCTTGGTGATGGGGTTAACTGGAAGATTTCTCCGAAACCCTACTTCAGCCTTAGGCGAAGAGGAGGGGCCCTCACGGGGCAGGAAGTAGAAGAGTCTGAAGTTGAAGGAGGTCTCACCTTCTGCATCTTCAGCATGTCAATGCCGAAGTGGGACAGGTGCTCAGCCAGGCTGGGGTCCAGGACCATATCATCCTCATCGTATGAGTACACGTCTAGAgcaggaggcaggaagagaaTCATGGGAAGTGGCTCAGGACTAGCCTGGCCACCATCCCATCCCTTGCCCAGAAGGGACTTGAGGGGACAGGAGGACAGCCAGTAAGGTCCACCCTCTTGGTTCCCTTGAATGTGAGTGAGGTCATGGCCCTTCTGGGACTGACTGTCAGGGAAGATAGACGAAACAGGGTGAGGATTGGAATTAACTGTGATTCTGTTTCTACCCGTGTAGGATAAGGTAAGACAAGCTTGATAGGAAAGGGATGAGGATTTGAGTGGGGAGTAATCAAAAATTTAGTCTCATCtgcagtattttccttttttgagacgggtctctgtagcccaggctggagtccagtggtgcaatcacagctcactgcagcctcaacctcctgggtgctcaagcaatcctcctgcctcagccccctgggtagctgagagtacaggcaggagctaccacacccagccaatttttctttttttgtgtgtgtagagatgaggtctccctatgttacccaggctggtctcgaactcctgggttcaagtgatcctcctgccttggcctccctaagtgttgggattgcaaacatgagccactgcacctattttcctttcttatcaaGATAATGCATTCATGTATTATACATGTCACACGAAATTACTaacaaatgaaatacatttaagcATGAGAGTGGCTGGAGGAGGGGAGGCTGTACCAGCTCCATCAGGGGTGATGGTGCCCAGCTTGACAGCTAATGGGTAGCCTGTCTCCCGGTAGTGCTCCACAGCGTGGTTGTTGCCCCCACTGCCGTCGAAGTAGCGTCGCCCACAGAGGATGGAGCCATCCGTCAGGTTGAGCCACAGGTTCTCTCTCATGTCACACTTAGAGCACTTCCAGCCACTAACCCAGGGAGAAGAGAATCAGTGGAAATGTGGGTCGGGGATTTGTGGGAGTGGCAGAGAGAGGGGGCTCTGCAGGCCCCCTGCCAATccaagctctctctctcccctctcctctcctctggccATCCCCATGTCTTGTTCATTTCCAAGTTTCCCTTCCTGTCCTGCTTCCTACCCTCTCTCCCACCAGATCCCCCAGAAAAGTGGTCTCCATGTCCTTGCTCTGGGAGTGATGCCCGAGGCAGAGGGGCCAGGCCTCACCAGGGAGGGATTCGAGCAGGGTTGTCCAACTGCTTGAGGCTGAAGGCATGCTTAGACACCTGCCGTACTTCCCCATCCCATGCCTGCACCTCCTGCTTGCGGGAGGCTGAGTCAGCTGACAGTAGGGCCTCCACTGCACTGGTCACCTGGGGGAAGCAGAGGGTCAGAGGCAGTACCCAACCCCCTGCCCCACATGCCCCCTACCCCTTGGCCTTCAGCTTTGTCAGTGCTTGCCTCAGACATCACTACCCTGGCCCATCTTGCTCTAGAATCTTGGGTAGCGTGGGAGGGAGTCATACCCGATCTCTGACAATGTCAGGCAGTCCCCCCAATCCATCCCGGGCAATCTCCAGGTAATCTGGCAAAATGACAATCTTCACATCCTCGTCTAATTCAAACTTCTCCTCGCTAAGGTCAAACCCGCCTTCAACACCTGGAAGgacagggaaagagagggagagtaGAGCAATGACTACAGGTCAGCGTCCCTCCTCTGATCCAGTACCTCACTTGCCCCATCCAGAGTTCTAGGGCCATCAATCAGGCCCACTCTTTGGGGCTTTCCTGGTGCTGCTGAGAGCCAGAAAGACCAGCTCAGGCAGAAGAATAGAACTGCAGTGGTGCTCACCAATAGCCAGCCGCGTGGGCTTCTTCCGGGGTGGGTCTCCAGTGCCTGTAGTAGGGTCCTCCTCTTTCTGCAAAGAAGCAGGAAGGGCTGGATCAGCAATGAGCATGAGCGAAGGAACAAGTGGGGAGGAGGGACGGGAGGAGGTAGTGGTTCATCTCAGAATAAAGCTAAAAAACATCTGTGCCAAGCTTTAATGACACAAaagtaggtaaaaaaagaaactgagtccAATAGTAGGTCAGAATGGAACAGAATGTACCCAGGCCTTGCCCCAGCCCTGTCCCTACCAGACGCCGGGTCCGCCGGAGGTGCAAGTAGACTCGCTGGCCGGTCTTATTGAAATGTCTCTCCACATACTGTTTCCCGAAGCCCAGAAATGTGTTCATACAGATGTAGAGGCCCCCCTCAGACTCCTGCAGGACAAGAGGTAAGGGTGAAAACACGAGGAGGTGATGAAGCCTGGTCAGGTGAGGAAACCAAAACCTGGAGTCAGAAACCGCTGGGTTCCAGAAGACATGTTCCGTCCTCTAACACTGTGTGGCCCCTGGCAAGTTATTTAGCCTTTTAGGACCTGGGACATAGCTAAGattctccccatttcctcccatGGCTTTGATAACAACCAGCAAGGGCATCAGGGGGCTGAGGAACACCAGCTCATCTTCGCCATTCAACCCCCGTCTCCATTTATCTTTCCACCTGCTCCTTCTTGGGCTTTGGAGCTCTTTCATCAATCACAGAGGGCTTCCTTCGCCTCCTTCCTGGGGCTAACAGATCCAGAAAGTCAATGGGGATCAAATATTGTGGGCTTCCAGTGCTGGAGATGACATTCAAGGGGAAAAGGGTCCCTCCGTGGGAGAGGAAAGACTTTCATGTCAGACACTGAACCCAAACCAGGGACACCTAAGACAAACCCTATCTGATCTCCATGATTCCGAAAACCTTCCAGACCGGAGGAGCCGAGATTCCAGCACCTGAACAGTATATGTGATCCGAGTGTGCTAGCAAGCAAAAAtacctttcctttaaaaaaaaaaaaatttgattttagagatggggtctcactctgtcacccaggctggagtgcagtggcacaatcataggcccctgcagcctcaacctcccaggctcaagtgatccttctgcttcagtctccaaagaagctgtgactacaggcacacatcaccatgcctagatttttttctttttttagagatggagtctcactatgttgcttaggctggtctttaacttgTGGCCTTGAACAATTCTTCCAccctggcttcccagagtgctgggattacaacagtGAGACTAAACATCCAGCCAAAAACACCTTTCCTTTACCACACTCTACCAGGTAGTCAAACCCTGGTCCACACTGTGagtcttctccctcctctcctgctgAAGTGTGGCTCCA
The Rhinopithecus roxellana isolate Shanxi Qingling chromosome 10, ASM756505v1, whole genome shotgun sequence DNA segment above includes these coding regions:
- the USP5 gene encoding ubiquitin carboxyl-terminal hydrolase 5 isoform X1, which translates into the protein MAELSEEALLSVLPTIRVPKAGDRVHKDECAFSFDTPESEGGLYICMNTFLGFGKQYVERHFNKTGQRVYLHLRRTRRLKEEDPTTGTGDPPRKKPTRLAIGVEGGFDLSEEKFELDEDVKIVILPDYLEIARDGLGGLPDIVRDRVTSAVEALLSADSASRKQEVQAWDGEVRQVSKHAFSLKQLDNPARIPPCGWKCSKCDMRENLWLNLTDGSILCGRRYFDGSGGNNHAVEHYRETGYPLAVKLGTITPDGADVYSYDEDDMVLDPSLAEHLSHFGIDMLKMQKTDKTMTELEIDMNQRIGEWELIQESGVPLKPLFGPGYTGIQNLGNSCYLNSVVQVLFSIPDFQRKYVDKLEKIFQNAPTDPTQDFSTQVAKLGHGLLSGEYSKPVPESGDGERVPEQKEVQDGIAPRMFKALIGKGHPEFSTNRQQDAQEFFLHLINMVERNCRSSENPNEVFRFLVEEKIKCLATEKVKYTQRVDYIMQLPVPMDAALNKEELLEYEEKKRQAEEEKMPLPELVRAQVPFSSCLEAYGAPEQVDDFWSTALQAKSVAVKTTRFASFPDYLVIQIKKFTFGLDWVPKKLDVSIEMPEELDISQLRGTGLQPGEEELPDIAPPLVTPDEPKGSLGFYGNEDEDSFCSPHFSSPTSPMLDESVIIQLVEMGFPMDACRKAVYYTGNSGAEAAMNWVMSHMDDPDFANPLILPGSSGPGSTSAAADPPPEDCVTTIVSMGFSRDQALKALRATNNSLERAVDWIFSHIDDLDAEAAMDISEGRSAADSISESVPVGPKVRDGPGKYQLFAFISHMGTSTMCGHYVCHIKKEGRWVIYNDQKVCASEKPPKDLGYIYFYQRVAS
- the USP5 gene encoding ubiquitin carboxyl-terminal hydrolase 5 isoform X2, which gives rise to MAELSEEALLSVLPTIRVPKAGDRVHKDECAFSFDTPESEGGLYICMNTFLGFGKQYVERHFNKTGQRVYLHLRRTRRLKEEDPTTGTGDPPRKKPTRLAIGVEGGFDLSEEKFELDEDVKIVILPDYLEIARDGLGGLPDIVRDRVTSAVEALLSADSASRKQEVQAWDGEVRQVSKHAFSLKQLDNPARIPPCGWKCSKCDMRENLWLNLTDGSILCGRRYFDGSGGNNHAVEHYRETGYPLAVKLGTITPDGADVYSYDEDDMVLDPSLAEHLSHFGIDMLKMQKTDKTMTELEIDMNQRIGEWELIQESGVPLKPLFGPGYTGIQNLGNSCYLNSVVQVLFSIPDFQRKYVDKLEKIFQNAPTDPTQDFSTQVAKLGHGLLSGEYSKPVPESGDGERVPEQKEVQDGIAPRMFKALIGKGHPEFSTNRQQDAQEFFLHLINMVERNCRSSENPNEVFRFLVEEKIKCLATEKVKYTQRVDYIMQLPVPMDAALNKEELLEYEEKKRQAEEEKMPLPELVRAQVPFSSCLEAYGAPEQVDDFWSTALQAKSVAVKTTRFASFPDYLVIQIKKFTFGLDWVPKKLDVSIEMPEELDISQLRGTGLQPGEEELPDIAPPLVTPDEPKAPMLDESVIIQLVEMGFPMDACRKAVYYTGNSGAEAAMNWVMSHMDDPDFANPLILPGSSGPGSTSAAADPPPEDCVTTIVSMGFSRDQALKALRATNNSLERAVDWIFSHIDDLDAEAAMDISEGRSAADSISESVPVGPKVRDGPGKYQLFAFISHMGTSTMCGHYVCHIKKEGRWVIYNDQKVCASEKPPKDLGYIYFYQRVAS